In one window of Gemmatimonadaceae bacterium DNA:
- a CDS encoding CitMHS family transporter produces the protein MTLTLLAYGMVIVFMTLIMTKRLSPLTALILIPIAFGLTGGFASTLGEMMVAGITKLAPTGVMLMFAILYFAVMIDAGLFEPFVQRLVRLVHGDPMKVVVGTAALALLVSLDGDGSTTYMITTAAMLPLYRRLQMRPLILACVTMLSSGVMNILPWGGPTARAASALTIDVGTVFVPMIPAMVVGIVWVLYVAYRLGMGERGRLAAAGADAAAVAHVLEEELANPDYQPDTAHRRPDRLVINAGLTVVLLAALIAAVLPLPVLFMIGFAIAVLLNYPTIDQQKALLSRHAGNVLAVVGLIFAAGVFTGILSGTKMVDAMADSVIRLVPTALGPYLAIVTGVLSIPFTFLISNDAFYFGVLPILAKAGEAYGISAAEMARASLIGQPVHLLSPLVPSTFLLVGLAGVDFDDHQRYTLKWALVSALVLLTVGLVTMVIPVMGRAIG, from the coding sequence ATGACACTCACCCTGCTCGCCTACGGCATGGTGATCGTCTTCATGACGCTCATCATGACAAAACGCCTGTCGCCGTTGACGGCGCTCATTCTGATCCCCATCGCGTTCGGGCTGACGGGCGGCTTCGCGTCCACGCTGGGTGAAATGATGGTGGCCGGCATCACCAAGCTGGCACCGACCGGCGTGATGCTGATGTTCGCCATCCTGTATTTCGCGGTCATGATCGATGCCGGGCTGTTCGAGCCATTCGTCCAGCGATTGGTGCGACTCGTGCACGGCGATCCGATGAAAGTGGTGGTGGGCACGGCCGCGCTCGCGCTATTGGTCTCGCTCGACGGGGATGGATCGACGACGTACATGATCACGACGGCCGCCATGCTGCCGCTGTATCGACGCCTGCAGATGCGTCCGCTGATTCTGGCCTGCGTGACGATGCTGTCCTCCGGCGTCATGAATATCCTGCCGTGGGGCGGACCGACCGCGCGTGCGGCCAGCGCATTGACCATCGATGTCGGCACGGTATTCGTGCCGATGATTCCGGCCATGGTGGTCGGCATCGTGTGGGTGCTGTACGTGGCCTATCGACTGGGCATGGGTGAACGTGGGCGTCTCGCCGCCGCAGGCGCTGACGCGGCGGCCGTGGCGCACGTGCTGGAAGAGGAGCTGGCCAATCCCGACTACCAACCGGACACTGCGCACCGGCGTCCCGACCGACTGGTGATCAACGCCGGGCTCACCGTGGTGCTGCTGGCGGCACTCATTGCGGCCGTGCTGCCACTACCGGTGCTGTTCATGATTGGCTTTGCGATTGCGGTCCTGCTCAACTATCCCACCATCGACCAGCAGAAGGCCCTGTTGTCACGACACGCCGGCAACGTGCTGGCCGTGGTGGGCCTCATCTTCGCGGCGGGTGTGTTCACGGGCATCCTGTCGGGCACGAAGATGGTGGACGCCATGGCGGACAGTGTCATTCGACTGGTGCCGACCGCACTCGGCCCGTACCTCGCCATTGTGACCGGCGTGCTCAGCATCCCGTTCACGTTTCTCATTTCCAATGACGCGTTCTACTTTGGCGTGCTGCCGATTCTCGCCAAGGCGGGCGAAGCCTACGGCATTTCGGCGGCGGAAATGGCCCGCGCCTCACTGATCGGGCAGCCCGTTCATCTGCTCAGCCCTTTGGTGCCCTCGACCTTTCTGCTGGTCGGACTGGCGGGTGTCGATTTCGACGACCATCAACGCTACACGCTCAAATGGGCCCTGGTCTCTGCGCTGGTGCTGCTGACCGTCGGACTGGTGACGATGGTCATCCCGGTGATGGGGCGTGCGATCGGGTAG
- a CDS encoding GspH/FimT family pseudopilin, whose amino-acid sequence MTHQSTHRATRRRSPPGFTLIELLMVVAVVGIMMAVLVPRFRISPETEVQLAAMQMAQDIDLARTRALSTRSTVRVKFVSGSRNYTGFLDDDNNSTIGETQAERDALRGFATRTLPARIDFNRGSASAVPDDGGSGAITFAGSKVEFDSRGLTLPMGVGGVVYLKQQTSATAVAAVAVSPSGQVRLWTWHNGAWQ is encoded by the coding sequence ATGACACACCAGTCAACGCATCGCGCCACACGGCGCCGATCGCCGCCCGGGTTCACGCTCATCGAGCTGCTGATGGTGGTGGCCGTCGTGGGCATCATGATGGCCGTGCTTGTGCCCCGATTCCGGATCTCCCCGGAAACCGAGGTGCAACTGGCGGCGATGCAGATGGCACAGGACATCGACCTGGCACGCACGCGCGCGCTGTCCACACGAAGCACGGTCCGCGTGAAGTTCGTGTCGGGATCGCGCAATTACACCGGCTTCCTGGACGACGACAACAACAGCACGATCGGCGAAACCCAGGCGGAGCGTGATGCCTTGCGTGGTTTCGCCACGCGCACGCTTCCGGCACGCATCGACTTCAACCGCGGGAGCGCCAGTGCGGTACCTGATGATGGCGGCTCGGGAGCCATCACCTTTGCCGGCAGCAAGGTGGAGTTCGATTCACGCGGCCTGACGCTGCCCATGGGTGTCGGCGGCGTGGTGTATCTCAAGCAGCAGACCAGCGCGACCGCCGTGGCGGCCGTGGCGGTTTCACCGTCCGGCCAGGTACGTCTCTGGACCTGGCACAATGGAGCCTGGCAATGA
- a CDS encoding VCBS repeat-containing protein, translating to MIPFTTPATRVGVGIALMLALNACGTADTPRWHESAGVRWRELTVAKGTPGFTRMDGRQTGIRFQNAASEKILLGNRMFAQGGGVSMGDVDGDGLPDVFLARTEGCSALYRNAGNWQFEDITTRAGVGACDRRSTGSALADVDGDTDLDLILLATTGPNTIYLNDGNGHFSEHRDLGLDTVGRGATTVTMADVDGSGHLALFIANYKPYSVDDTIPPQQRAFNQMVRQTGPTQYEILPDHRRDYKLVMRPDMGGMRMTQRAEPDEFYANDGRGHFTRVPMTSERFRDANGAKLAEEFESFGLSAKFVDLNGDGAPDLYVANDFEDTDQLWYNDGKGNFRLADWRSQRQMSNSAMGIDVADVNGDGRPDLFETDMLSNDPRRLKTQMPTHTSLPKKIGEQELQLQFQRNALFINRGDGTFAEVSNAAGVQASGWSWGSIFMDVDLDGWQDILVANGHLWDIMDADVQEGLQNRLNDVPWRRQRWEFPALKLRNVAFRNRGDLTFEDASSAWRFGIEEDVSHGIASADLDGDGDLDVVINRLGAPALVLRNDATAARIAVRLRGEAPNTQAVGARLTLHGGAIPVQVREIVVGGLYLSHSDYAVSFAMGAADSAELVVDWRDGRRTTMPVRANRLYDITQQSASSPTTPPTPGTAAGATLFVDATSQLNGHTHVENEFDDWDRQFLLPNALSRSGPGVSWYDIDRDGAEDLIVGTGKGGRLAVFRSVAGRLVAQPTAGPVAAADFTAVLGMTSNGATSLLAGVATWEFRSEKDMIAQPAAVRIGASRGVLAATPQPAVGSHESSTGPLALGDYDGDGALDLFVGSRAMPLRYPMPASSGLFRNVNGSFVIDTANLAVLRNIGMVTSAMFADMNGDGHADLVLSRDWGALVLLFNDGHGKLLPAPDSWALAAWTSQWNGVAAGDLNGDGKMDLVATSWGRNTGSVVDSAHPLVVTYGAFGAGGEVEMLLGQPDARVNGLSPVNSFPRVRMAVAGILGRVNNFAAYADASVETVLGSALSTTQQLRVRTLDHLLFINRGDHFEAAPLPAESQWSPAFTSAIADFDGDGAEDVFLSQNFFPSVIGSPRYDQGRSLLLQGDGKGGLAPLAGQRSGLMVYGDQRGAAYADFNGDGRLDLAVSQNGDATRLFENRGATPGLRVRVKGPATNPDGVGTQLRVVYGTTMGPVREVQTSAGYWSQNGAVQVMGLSGTPTALWVRWPGGTETRMPVPPGAREVVVTR from the coding sequence ATGATCCCGTTCACGACCCCTGCCACACGCGTCGGCGTGGGCATTGCCTTGATGCTCGCACTGAACGCGTGCGGCACAGCCGACACGCCACGCTGGCACGAGTCCGCGGGGGTTCGTTGGCGCGAGTTGACCGTGGCCAAGGGCACGCCGGGGTTCACGCGCATGGACGGACGCCAGACCGGGATCCGTTTTCAGAATGCCGCCAGCGAGAAGATTCTGCTGGGCAATCGCATGTTCGCGCAGGGTGGCGGTGTGTCGATGGGGGACGTGGATGGAGACGGACTCCCGGACGTGTTTCTGGCCCGCACCGAAGGCTGCAGCGCACTCTATCGCAACGCCGGCAACTGGCAATTCGAGGACATCACCACGCGCGCCGGCGTGGGCGCGTGCGATCGCCGCTCCACCGGATCGGCGTTGGCCGATGTCGACGGTGACACCGATCTCGACTTGATACTGCTGGCCACCACCGGGCCCAACACCATCTACCTGAACGACGGGAATGGGCATTTCAGCGAGCACCGCGATCTCGGCCTCGACACGGTGGGTCGAGGGGCGACCACGGTGACCATGGCCGATGTCGATGGCAGCGGCCATCTGGCGCTGTTCATCGCCAACTACAAGCCGTACAGCGTCGACGACACGATTCCGCCGCAGCAGCGCGCGTTCAATCAAATGGTGCGACAGACGGGCCCTACGCAATACGAAATTCTCCCCGATCATCGTCGCGACTACAAGCTGGTCATGCGTCCGGATATGGGTGGCATGCGCATGACGCAACGCGCCGAACCCGATGAGTTCTACGCGAACGACGGGCGCGGGCACTTCACGCGCGTGCCCATGACATCGGAACGTTTTCGCGACGCCAACGGTGCGAAACTCGCGGAGGAGTTTGAATCGTTTGGACTGAGCGCCAAGTTTGTCGACCTCAATGGCGACGGCGCCCCCGACTTGTACGTGGCCAACGATTTCGAAGACACCGATCAGCTGTGGTATAACGACGGGAAAGGGAACTTCCGCCTGGCCGATTGGCGATCGCAGCGGCAGATGAGCAACTCGGCCATGGGCATCGATGTGGCCGATGTGAATGGCGACGGGCGCCCGGACCTGTTCGAGACCGACATGTTGAGCAACGATCCGCGGCGGCTCAAGACGCAGATGCCGACGCACACGTCGTTACCCAAGAAGATCGGCGAGCAGGAACTGCAGTTGCAGTTCCAGCGCAATGCGTTGTTCATCAATCGCGGGGATGGCACGTTTGCCGAGGTCTCCAATGCCGCTGGCGTACAGGCCAGCGGGTGGTCATGGGGATCGATCTTCATGGACGTCGATCTCGATGGGTGGCAGGACATCCTGGTGGCCAACGGGCACCTGTGGGACATCATGGATGCCGATGTGCAGGAGGGGCTCCAGAATCGCCTCAACGACGTGCCGTGGCGTCGACAGCGTTGGGAGTTCCCCGCGCTCAAGCTCCGGAATGTCGCGTTCCGAAATCGCGGCGATCTCACGTTCGAGGACGCCAGCAGCGCCTGGCGTTTCGGCATTGAAGAGGACGTGTCGCACGGCATCGCATCGGCCGATCTCGATGGCGATGGCGATCTCGACGTGGTCATCAACCGACTCGGTGCGCCGGCCCTGGTGTTGCGCAACGATGCGACGGCAGCGCGCATTGCGGTGCGACTGCGCGGGGAGGCGCCCAATACACAGGCGGTGGGCGCGCGCCTCACGTTGCACGGCGGCGCGATTCCCGTGCAGGTGCGCGAAATCGTCGTCGGTGGGTTGTATCTCTCCCACAGCGACTATGCCGTGTCGTTCGCGATGGGCGCGGCGGATTCCGCCGAGTTGGTGGTGGATTGGCGCGATGGCAGGCGCACCACCATGCCCGTGCGGGCCAATCGCCTGTATGACATCACGCAGCAGTCCGCGTCGTCGCCAACGACACCGCCTACGCCGGGCACTGCCGCGGGTGCCACGCTGTTCGTGGACGCGACGTCGCAGCTCAACGGGCATACCCACGTCGAAAACGAGTTCGATGATTGGGATCGTCAGTTCCTGCTGCCGAATGCACTTTCGCGATCGGGACCGGGCGTGTCGTGGTACGACATCGATCGTGATGGCGCCGAAGATCTCATTGTGGGCACCGGGAAGGGCGGACGATTGGCCGTCTTCCGCAGCGTGGCGGGTCGGCTGGTGGCGCAACCGACCGCTGGGCCGGTGGCCGCGGCAGATTTCACGGCCGTGCTGGGCATGACGTCGAATGGCGCGACCAGTCTGTTGGCCGGTGTGGCCACGTGGGAGTTTCGCAGCGAAAAGGACATGATCGCGCAGCCGGCGGCCGTGCGTATTGGCGCGTCACGGGGCGTCTTGGCCGCGACACCGCAACCGGCGGTGGGTTCGCACGAGTCGTCCACGGGACCGCTGGCCCTGGGTGACTACGACGGGGATGGCGCGTTGGATCTGTTCGTGGGCTCACGCGCCATGCCCTTGCGTTATCCGATGCCGGCGTCGTCGGGGCTGTTTCGCAATGTGAACGGATCGTTCGTGATTGACACCGCGAATCTGGCAGTGCTGCGCAACATCGGCATGGTCACGTCGGCCATGTTCGCCGACATGAATGGCGATGGGCATGCCGATCTGGTGCTGTCTCGTGACTGGGGCGCGTTGGTGCTGCTGTTCAACGACGGACACGGCAAACTGCTGCCCGCACCGGATTCCTGGGCGCTGGCAGCATGGACCAGCCAGTGGAATGGCGTCGCCGCCGGTGATCTCAACGGCGACGGCAAGATGGATCTCGTGGCGACCAGCTGGGGACGCAACACGGGCAGTGTCGTTGACAGCGCGCATCCACTGGTGGTCACCTACGGGGCGTTCGGTGCGGGCGGCGAAGTGGAAATGCTCCTTGGTCAGCCGGACGCGCGCGTGAACGGCCTGTCTCCCGTCAACAGTTTTCCGCGTGTGCGCATGGCGGTGGCGGGAATTCTCGGGCGCGTGAACAATTTCGCCGCCTACGCCGACGCCTCAGTGGAGACCGTGCTTGGCTCGGCGCTGTCGACCACGCAACAGCTGCGGGTGCGCACGCTCGATCACCTGCTGTTCATCAATCGCGGGGACCACTTCGAGGCTGCGCCGTTGCCGGCTGAGTCGCAGTGGTCACCGGCCTTCACCTCGGCTATCGCCGATTTTGATGGGGATGGCGCTGAAGATGTCTTCCTGTCGCAGAACTTCTTTCCCAGCGTGATCGGCAGTCCACGCTACGATCAGGGGCGCAGCCTGCTGTTGCAGGGTGACGGCAAAGGCGGCCTTGCGCCCCTAGCCGGCCAGCGCAGTGGACTGATGGTGTACGGCGATCAGCGCGGCGCGGCCTATGCCGATTTCAACGGGGACGGTCGGTTGGACCTTGCCGTGTCGCAGAATGGCGACGCCACCCGGTTGTTCGAGAATCGCGGCGCGACGCCGGGGCTACGGGTGCGCGTGAAAGGCCCGGCCACGAATCCCGATGGTGTCGGCACCCAACTGCGCGTGGTGTATGGGACGACGATGGGACCGGTGCGCGAAGTCCAGACCAGCGCGGGCTACTGGTCGCAGAACGGGGCGGTGCAGGTGATGGGCCTGTCGGGCACGCCCACTGCGCTGTGGGTACGGTGGCCTGGTGGCACGGAGACTCGTATGCCGGTGCCTCCAGGCGCTCGCGAAGTGGTGGTGACGCGCTAA
- a CDS encoding prepilin-type N-terminal cleavage/methylation domain-containing protein — translation MTRKRSGFTLVELLISMTIALVVITGATSFSTSSWKARRGWTVREGIDRGARFVGLSLARDLQEAGISIESTPTFASLGTFGDTVSVLSVPYEPAEAPVYAIYNDGDTLPTYPPGGNCGSTCIEFLIPSGALGLSSGNLAVLQVGSTRRLLLLQSVANQGNGHFRVQFLDTPKLLGRDSGLDSLLLSRSGTTIQKLNAVVYWRDPSAKKLYRATSLSSSGTPIGQVMATNVENFEARLLFINNSVAASYNGIDSDTLNDGNDIIGAKIRAQMKSDRSDPAVNGGQPILRWYEWKVAPRNLLYEKNRTN, via the coding sequence ATGACACGCAAACGGAGCGGCTTCACGCTGGTGGAACTGCTGATCTCGATGACGATCGCGCTGGTGGTCATCACGGGCGCGACCTCGTTTTCCACCAGCAGTTGGAAGGCCCGTCGCGGCTGGACCGTGCGGGAGGGCATCGACCGCGGCGCGCGGTTCGTGGGATTGTCACTCGCGCGTGACTTGCAGGAAGCAGGTATCTCCATTGAGAGTACGCCAACGTTCGCCAGCCTTGGCACCTTCGGCGACACGGTCTCCGTGCTGTCGGTGCCGTACGAGCCAGCCGAAGCCCCGGTGTACGCCATCTACAACGACGGCGACACGCTGCCGACCTATCCCCCGGGCGGCAATTGCGGCTCCACCTGCATCGAATTCCTGATCCCGAGCGGCGCGCTGGGACTGTCGTCCGGCAACCTGGCCGTGTTGCAGGTGGGATCAACACGGCGGCTGCTGTTGCTGCAGTCGGTGGCCAATCAGGGCAACGGGCATTTTCGCGTGCAATTCCTCGACACGCCGAAATTGCTCGGTCGCGATTCCGGACTGGATAGCCTGCTGCTCTCGCGCTCCGGCACCACCATCCAGAAGTTGAACGCGGTGGTGTACTGGAGAGATCCGTCGGCCAAAAAACTGTACCGCGCCACGTCGCTCAGCAGCAGCGGGACACCGATCGGTCAGGTCATGGCCACCAATGTCGAGAATTTCGAGGCGCGATTGCTGTTCATCAACAATTCGGTGGCCGCGTCGTACAATGGCATTGACTCTGATACGCTGAACGACGGCAACGATATCATCGGCGCCAAGATCCGCGCGCAGATGAAGAGCGATCGGAGCGACCCGGCAGTAAACGGTGGCCAGCCCATTCTGCGATGGTACGAATGGAAAGTGGCGCCACGCAACTTGCTGTACGAGAAGAACCGCACGAACTAG
- a CDS encoding thioredoxin domain-containing protein — protein MSAAHWQLSSTGCRQADAAAESKPVLPVAVAAPAPAADTLSDSLLIARADRGRLMGRDSGAIWVVMISDFQCPYCKQWHDASMANLQRDYVTTGQIRLAYLNLPLPQHKHARTEALAALCAGVQDRFWPFAEQLFARQEEVERAMTVQPLIDTIARGLSLDMDAFGRCQQRQAIRALMESDVQQANKTGVRSTPSFLVGEFLVEGAVPYPDFRKAIDTALVLARSAKRTR, from the coding sequence TTGTCTGCAGCGCACTGGCAGTTGTCGTCGACAGGCTGCCGACAAGCTGATGCCGCCGCCGAGTCCAAACCGGTGCTGCCGGTTGCCGTTGCCGCCCCCGCGCCCGCCGCTGATACGTTGAGCGACTCGCTCCTGATTGCCCGTGCAGACCGCGGACGACTCATGGGTCGGGATTCCGGTGCGATCTGGGTGGTGATGATCAGCGATTTCCAGTGTCCGTACTGCAAGCAGTGGCACGATGCCTCGATGGCCAACCTGCAACGCGACTACGTCACCACGGGGCAGATACGTCTGGCCTATCTCAACCTGCCGTTGCCGCAACACAAGCACGCGCGTACCGAAGCGTTGGCGGCGTTGTGCGCCGGCGTGCAGGACCGTTTCTGGCCATTCGCCGAGCAGCTCTTCGCGCGGCAGGAGGAGGTCGAGCGCGCGATGACGGTGCAACCGCTGATCGACACCATCGCGCGCGGGCTGTCGCTGGACATGGATGCCTTTGGGCGCTGCCAGCAGCGGCAGGCCATTCGCGCGTTGATGGAATCGGACGTGCAGCAGGCGAACAAGACCGGCGTGCGATCGACACCGTCGTTTCTGGTGGGTGAGTTCCTGGTGGAAGGCGCGGTTCCCTACCCTGATTTCCGCAAGGCCATCGACACGGCGCTGGTGCTCGCGCGAAGCGCCAAGAGGACGCGCTGA
- a CDS encoding LemA family protein, producing the protein MTLQSLRTPRRARSFSARLALALPLLLGACGYNSIQSYDEQAAQAKQNIDAQLQRRADLIGNLVATVKGFAQQESDVLIGITKARAGLTGALQKTGGSDPAELANANQALTSALGRMNIVIEAYPQLKSDQGFLKLQDELTGTENRIAVARTDYNGAVRTYNEYIRKFPAVLTAKATGAKPRTYFEVTDAASRAVPTVDFSKPK; encoded by the coding sequence ATGACCCTGCAGTCTTTGCGTACGCCGCGGCGCGCGCGATCCTTCTCAGCGCGACTGGCGCTGGCCTTGCCGCTGTTGCTTGGCGCCTGCGGCTACAACTCGATCCAGTCGTACGACGAACAGGCGGCGCAAGCCAAGCAGAACATCGACGCGCAGTTGCAGCGTCGCGCGGACCTGATCGGGAACCTGGTGGCGACCGTGAAAGGATTCGCGCAGCAGGAGAGCGATGTGCTCATCGGCATCACCAAGGCCCGGGCCGGCCTGACGGGCGCGTTGCAGAAAACCGGCGGCTCGGACCCGGCGGAGTTGGCCAACGCCAACCAGGCGCTGACGTCGGCGCTGGGGCGCATGAACATCGTGATCGAGGCGTATCCGCAGCTCAAGTCCGATCAGGGTTTCCTGAAATTGCAGGACGAGCTGACCGGAACCGAGAATCGCATTGCCGTGGCGCGCACCGACTACAACGGCGCCGTCCGCACCTACAACGAGTACATCCGCAAGTTTCCCGCAGTACTCACGGCTAAGGCGACGGGTGCGAAGCCGCGCACGTACTTCGAAGTGACCGACGCCGCGTCCCGCGCGGTGCCAACGGTCGATTTCAGCAAGCCCAAGTAA
- a CDS encoding TPM domain-containing protein: protein MPRIVGVIALLLTATAAVAVPAGLGAQPPALPSPVGYVNDFAGVIPDDAKARLEDLAKRLNAATRGDMVVVTLPDLGGRPVEEVSLRLGREWKVGADAAIGDQARNAGIVILIVPKESASDRRGRCRIEVGQGAEGFITDATSGSLCRDATAQFQARDYGGAIEYLAASIADRYSAAFGVTLDGQPREVRRSAPRDGGNSQLLPLLIIILVFVVLPMMSRRRRGCVGCLPIPLPGPGGFGGFSGGGFGGGFGGGGGGGGFGGFGGGGGFSGGGGGSDW, encoded by the coding sequence ATGCCTCGAATTGTCGGCGTCATCGCCTTGTTACTGACGGCGACTGCCGCTGTTGCCGTTCCAGCGGGACTCGGCGCGCAGCCGCCCGCCCTGCCGTCTCCGGTGGGTTACGTCAACGACTTCGCCGGGGTCATTCCAGACGACGCGAAAGCGCGTCTGGAGGATCTTGCCAAGCGCCTGAATGCCGCCACCCGTGGCGATATGGTAGTGGTGACGCTGCCCGATCTCGGTGGCCGACCGGTTGAAGAAGTCTCCCTTCGGCTGGGCCGGGAGTGGAAAGTCGGTGCCGACGCGGCGATTGGCGATCAGGCGCGCAACGCCGGCATCGTGATTCTGATTGTCCCCAAGGAAAGCGCGTCGGACAGGCGCGGTCGATGCCGCATCGAGGTGGGGCAAGGGGCTGAAGGGTTCATTACCGACGCCACGAGCGGGTCGCTGTGTCGTGATGCGACTGCGCAGTTCCAGGCACGTGACTATGGTGGCGCCATCGAGTATCTCGCCGCGTCCATCGCTGACCGCTATTCGGCCGCCTTCGGCGTCACCCTGGATGGCCAGCCGCGCGAAGTCCGTCGCTCGGCGCCTCGCGATGGGGGCAATTCGCAGTTGCTCCCGCTGCTGATCATCATCCTGGTGTTCGTGGTGCTCCCGATGATGAGTCGGCGGCGGCGTGGCTGCGTGGGCTGTCTGCCGATTCCGCTCCCGGGTCCCGGGGGATTTGGCGGATTTAGTGGGGGCGGCTTTGGTGGCGGTTTCGGCGGCGGTGGTGGAGGTGGAGGATTCGGTGGGTTCGGAGGGGGCGGTGGCTTCAGCGGAGGTGGCGGTGGCTCAGACTGGTAA
- a CDS encoding CocE/NonD family hydrolase, whose amino-acid sequence MSLFRVRLSGRVRHTLFALMFVPALAASQTPPATDPSRMPPPGWPSSPRQYDAIKVASDLMIPTRDGKRMATDIYRPGRNGTPVTERLPVLLNRTPYNKTSLAEQAVFYAERGYVVALQDTRGRYKSEGEFSKVQPIDATDGYDVIEWLAKQSYSNGKVGMWGTSFAAHMQAGAAQYHPSSLKALLINMGGMSNGWDHGVRYRGTYEMGRQLTWAWSQLLADARSDDVKALLTKEKVEDWYNVQPMRRGLNPLSVAPQYEGWYFDFFEHADYDAFWKDPMLAWDEHYAETSDIPMLHVGGWYDIFLAGTFKNYSELRRLKKAPQSVMVGPWKHGGNNLPYAGDVAFGDSAAIMDFLADFHVRWFDHQLKGRANGAEKDAPVRVFVMGTGDGHKDANGRLYHGGYWRSATEWPLAGTRFVPYYFHADGSLRPVKPTATRSQTTYTFDPRHPVPTIGGGSSARLKDGAYNQREDPRFPPSQAPWLPLRSRADVVVFQTEPLTEDLTVIGPIKVVLHASASTVDADFTAKLVDVYPSSVDWPGGFDMNLTDAIVRGRYRATRDHQVLLQPGRVYPFTIEPFPTANVFKKGHRIRVDISSSNFPRFDVNPNTGEPLGKNRRMITTDISVQHSATYPSHIVLPLAPARP is encoded by the coding sequence ATGTCACTATTCCGCGTCAGACTGTCCGGTCGTGTCCGGCACACGCTGTTCGCACTGATGTTCGTGCCGGCGCTGGCTGCCTCGCAGACACCACCCGCCACCGACCCGTCCCGCATGCCCCCCCCGGGGTGGCCGTCGTCCCCGCGTCAGTACGACGCCATCAAGGTCGCGTCGGATCTCATGATCCCGACGCGAGACGGCAAACGCATGGCCACCGATATCTATCGGCCGGGACGCAATGGCACGCCCGTCACCGAGCGACTCCCCGTGCTGCTCAATCGCACGCCATACAACAAGACATCGCTGGCGGAACAGGCGGTGTTCTACGCCGAACGCGGCTACGTGGTGGCGCTGCAGGACACGCGAGGTCGCTACAAGTCCGAAGGCGAGTTCTCGAAAGTGCAGCCGATTGACGCCACCGACGGATACGACGTGATCGAGTGGCTGGCGAAGCAGTCGTACAGCAACGGCAAGGTCGGCATGTGGGGAACGTCCTTCGCCGCGCACATGCAGGCCGGTGCGGCGCAGTACCATCCGTCGTCGCTCAAGGCGCTGCTCATCAACATGGGCGGCATGTCCAACGGATGGGACCACGGCGTGCGATACCGCGGGACCTACGAAATGGGCCGCCAGCTCACGTGGGCATGGAGTCAGCTGCTGGCCGACGCGCGCTCGGACGATGTGAAAGCGCTGCTCACGAAAGAGAAGGTCGAAGACTGGTACAATGTGCAGCCCATGCGACGCGGACTCAATCCGCTGTCGGTGGCGCCGCAATATGAGGGCTGGTATTTCGACTTCTTCGAACACGCCGACTACGACGCCTTCTGGAAGGATCCGATGCTGGCGTGGGATGAGCACTATGCGGAGACGTCCGACATCCCCATGCTGCACGTGGGTGGCTGGTACGACATCTTCCTGGCCGGCACATTCAAGAACTATTCGGAGTTGCGCCGTCTCAAGAAGGCGCCCCAGTCGGTGATGGTGGGCCCGTGGAAACATGGTGGCAACAACCTGCCGTATGCGGGCGATGTGGCCTTTGGCGACAGCGCCGCCATCATGGATTTTCTCGCGGATTTTCATGTCCGCTGGTTCGACCATCAGCTTAAGGGTCGCGCCAACGGGGCCGAGAAGGACGCGCCGGTTCGCGTCTTTGTGATGGGAACGGGTGACGGGCACAAGGACGCGAACGGACGCCTGTATCATGGCGGCTACTGGCGCAGCGCCACCGAGTGGCCGCTCGCGGGCACTCGCTTCGTGCCGTACTACTTCCACGCCGACGGCTCCTTGCGCCCCGTGAAACCCACGGCAACGCGCTCGCAAACCACCTATACCTTCGATCCGCGACACCCGGTGCCCACCATCGGCGGCGGCTCATCGGCGCGCCTGAAGGACGGCGCGTACAATCAACGCGAAGACCCGCGCTTTCCGCCGTCGCAGGCGCCCTGGTTGCCGCTCCGGTCGCGCGCCGACGTGGTGGTATTTCAAACCGAACCATTGACCGAAGACCTGACCGTCATCGGTCCGATCAAGGTGGTGTTGCATGCGTCGGCATCAACCGTCGACGCCGACTTCACGGCCAAGTTGGTGGATGTCTATCCCTCCAGCGTCGATTGGCCCGGCGGGTTTGACATGAACCTGACCGATGCGATCGTGCGGGGCCGGTATCGCGCCACCCGCGACCACCAGGTGCTGTTGCAACCGGGTCGCGTGTACCCGTTTACCATCGAGCCGTTTCCCACGGCGAATGTGTTCAAGAAAGGACACCGCATTCGCGTGGATATCTCCAGCAGCAATTTTCCGCGGTTTGACGTCAACCCGAATACCGGGGAACCACTGGGGAAGAATCGCCGGATGATCACCACGGATATTTCCGTGCAGCACAGCGCGACGTATCCCTCGCACATTGTGTTGCCGCTGGCGCCGGCGCGGCCGTGA